A section of the Campylobacter lanienae NCTC 13004 genome encodes:
- a CDS encoding anaerobic C4-dicarboxylate transporter, which translates to MDFVLILQIIVLLGAIFVGIRLGGIGIGYAGGIGVVILGLCLGMKPGTIPWDVILIIMSVIAAISAMQLAGGLDYLVQIAEKILRSNPKYINFLAPTVTYFLTILAGTGHTAFSMIPVIVEVAKEQNIKPSAPLSIAVVSSQIAITASPVSAAVVYMTGVLEPLGWSYPTLIGLWLVTTFAGCMLTALIITLFANLDLSKDPVYQERLAQGLVKPSVGVQSKELKPGAKLSVAIFLIGVLLVVLYATAISKVGGKPVLIENVVVPRDAAIMSFMLGVATFITIFCKIEVGKVADTSVFKSGMVACVCVLGVAWLGNTFVGGYTEEIKTLAGDWVKAVPSLLAVIFFFAAMLLYSQAATAKAITPVVIAALGISAANPGDAYMLVASFAAVSALFVLPTYPTLLGAVQMDDTGSTRLGKYVFNHAFLIPGVLAIAFSVAFGFIACVLV; encoded by the coding sequence ATGGATTTTGTATTGATTTTACAAATCATTGTCTTGCTAGGCGCTATCTTTGTAGGTATTCGCCTTGGTGGTATCGGTATTGGTTACGCCGGTGGTATCGGCGTTGTTATCTTAGGTCTTTGTCTTGGTATGAAACCAGGCACTATTCCTTGGGATGTTATTTTGATCATTATGAGCGTTATCGCTGCTATTTCAGCTATGCAACTCGCTGGCGGATTAGACTACTTAGTCCAAATAGCTGAGAAAATCCTTCGCTCAAATCCAAAATATATCAACTTTTTAGCACCTACTGTTACATATTTTTTAACAATTCTAGCTGGGACAGGCCACACTGCGTTTTCTATGATTCCTGTTATCGTCGAAGTCGCTAAAGAGCAAAATATCAAACCTTCAGCTCCACTATCAATCGCAGTTGTATCAAGCCAAATCGCTATCACAGCTAGCCCTGTTAGTGCGGCCGTTGTCTATATGACAGGCGTATTAGAGCCACTTGGTTGGAGCTATCCAACTCTAATTGGGTTATGGCTAGTAACTACATTTGCTGGTTGTATGCTTACAGCTCTTATAATAACTCTATTTGCTAATCTTGATTTAAGCAAAGATCCAGTCTATCAAGAGCGTTTAGCTCAAGGATTGGTAAAACCATCAGTTGGCGTTCAAAGCAAAGAGCTAAAACCAGGCGCTAAACTATCTGTTGCTATCTTTTTAATCGGTGTTTTACTAGTTGTTCTATATGCTACTGCTATCTCAAAAGTCGGCGGCAAACCGGTTCTTATAGAAAATGTCGTTGTCCCTAGAGATGCTGCTATTATGAGCTTTATGCTAGGCGTGGCTACATTTATTACAATCTTTTGTAAAATTGAAGTTGGTAAAGTAGCCGATACAAGCGTATTTAAATCAGGTATGGTAGCGTGCGTTTGTGTTCTTGGTGTGGCGTGGCTTGGTAATACATTTGTTGGTGGCTATACAGAAGAGATTAAAACTCTAGCTGGTGATTGGGTTAAGGCTGTTCCATCACTACTTGCTGTTATATTCTTCTTTGCGGCTATGCTTCTATACTCTCAAGCAGCAACCGCTAAGGCGATCACTCCAGTGGTTATAGCAGCCCTTGGTATCAGCGCAGCTAATCCAGGCGATGCATATATGCTAGTTGCGTCTTTTGCTGCTGTTTCGGCTCTATTTGTATTGCCTACATATCCTACACTTCTTGGTGCAGTCCAAATGGACGATACAGGCTCTACAAGACTTGGCAAATATGTATTTAACCATGCTTTCTTAATCCCTGGCGTTTTAGCCATTGCTTTTTCTGTGGCATTTGGCTTTATCGCTTGCGTGCTTGTATAA